From one Solanum lycopersicum chromosome 12, SLM_r2.1 genomic stretch:
- the LOC101262390 gene encoding uncharacterized protein encodes MNWSNVRKPEVFLLVDGYYLIKFQKLSDMNEVLFLGPYSINNRPIILKQWCPKFEFGNEFLTEIPLWVNFPKLPLNCWGEGSLSSIASAIGLPIFADECTTKQTRISYARMLVEVNVTQSIPQKITVMDPYGKTFSQEVVLEWRPQYCDKCQKIGHVCQVENGLNEEIIKKRRAWKKVTQTWQYKGPITKKTEQEKKKEHSQEMRMRPQEEEQISEIVQTPKSNAVQGHSQLELSLDKFPILKPIATRNGFESLMSVKSASFSVDRGGAPKSSGLVETRVKNNKLSSVLKGIALGWQVLHNYEDSANGRIWVIWDNNWYEVKKISSSTQMVHCQVNERSKGYQIILTVVYGLNTAQQRKSLWKEMETLAHGITQPWLIVGDFNAVLYAKDRIAGVPVTSNEIKDFGECVRDMEVNELQWMVITTPGVISSVERVESQAE; translated from the exons ATGAATTGGTCAAATGTGAGAAAGCCTGAAGTATTCCTTCTTGTTGATGGATACTATTTGATCAAGTTCCAGAAATTAAGTGATATGAATGAGGTTCTGTTTTTAGGACCATACTCAATCAATAATCGACCAATAATTCTGAAGCAATGGTGTCCTAAGTTTGAGTTTGGAAATGAGTTCTTAACTGAAATACCTTTATGGGTAAATTTTCCAAAGTTGCCTTTGAATTGTTGGGGAGAAGGATCCTTGAGCAGTATAGCAAGTGCAATTGGATTGCCCATCTTTGCAGATGAATGTACTACTAAGCAAACTAGGATTTCATATGCTAGAATGTTAGTAGAAGTTAATGTCACACAATCTATTCCCCAGAAAATCACAGTAATGGATCCTTATGGGAAGACATTTTCACAGGAAGTGGTGTTGGAATGGAGGCCTCAGTATTGTGATAAATGTCAGAAGATTGGACATGTATGTCAAGTGGAGAATGGTTTAAATGAGGagataataaagaaaagaagagcATGGAAGAAAGTCACACAAACTTGGCAATACAAAGGGCCAATAACAAAGAAGACTGAacaagagaagaagaaggagcATAGCCAAGAGATGAGGATGAGGCCACAAGAAGAAGAACAGATTTCAGAAATAGTGCAAACACCAAAGAGTAATGCAGTACAGGGGCATAGTCAGCTGGAGTTAAGCTTGGATAAATTTCCCATACTGAAGCCTATTGCAACAAGGAATGGATTTGAGAGTCTTATGAGTGTGAAATCTGCTTCATTCTCTGTTGATAGAGGTGGAGCACCAAAGTCCT CTGGTTTAGTAGAAACTagagttaaaaataataagcTGAGTTCAGTTCTTAAAGGGATAGCACTAGGATGGCAGGTTCTACACAACTATGAAGATAGTGCTAATGGCAGAATTTGGGTGATTTGGGATAATAATTGGTATGAAGTCAAGAAAATTTCCAGCTCTACTCAGATGGTGCATTGCCAGGTGAATGAAAGGAGTAAGGGATACCAGATTATACTAACAGTAGTATATGGTCTTAATACAGCTCAGCAGAGAAAGAGTTTGTGGAAAGAAATGGAAACTCTAGCACATGGTATTACACAACCTTGGCTGATAGTAGGAGATTTTAATGCAGTATTATATGCTAAGGATAGAATAGCTGGGGTTCCTGTTACTAGTAATGAGATAAAAGATTTTGGAGAATGTGTGAGAGACATGGAGGTTAATGAACTGCAATGGATGGTAATTACTACACCTGGAGTAATAAGCAGTGTGGAGAGAGTAGAATCTCAAGCAGAATAG
- the LOC138340262 gene encoding uncharacterized protein: protein MCRSYLWSGVGKVTRKALIAWEKVCRPKNEGGMRLINMEMWNRAAIVKLCWDLANKEDKLWIKWIHVYYIRGQSEWQKRDQASWMIRKIMQAKQIVDQAHIKEGKGVIRQIYDTLRGEQAKPVWKCLMFKNPARPKAIFLLWIFMYRKLATEDRLVKWGIIQEKPCVLCANEDERLDHMFLHCQYVNEVWKRVLTWAGFNSNRAGTWTQLIQWSIQQGKGKSTRAQLFKLLLAEMVYAVWNERNKRIFDDKKTLIDEIVKKIAFVTIARSPMKICKMISHRKI from the coding sequence ATGTGTAGAAGTTACCTGTGGTCTGGTGTTGGGAAGGTAACTAGGAAAGCCTTAATAGCATGGGAGAAGGTATGTAGGCCAAAAAATGAAGGAGGGATGAGGCTGATAAATATGGAAATGTGGAATAGAGCTGCAATAGTCAAACTGTGTTGGGATCTAGCAAATAAGGAAGACAAGCTGTGGATCAAATGGATACATGTTTACTACATAAGAGGACAGAGTGAATGGCAGAAGAGAGATCAAGCTAGTTGGATGATCAGGAAGATAATGCAGGCTAAACAAATTGTTGATCAAGCTCACATTAAAGAAGGAAAAGGGGTGATAAGGCAAATTTATGATACTCTGAGAGGGGAGCAGGCTAAACCAGTGTGGAAATGTCTCATGTTCAAGAATCCAGCAAGGCCTAAAGCTATATTTTTACTGTGGATATTCATGTATAGAAAACTGGCCACAGAGGATAGGCTTGTTAAGTGGGGGATAATACAAGAGAAACCTTGTGTACTGTGTGCAAATGAGGATGAAAGGCTGGACCACATGTTTCTGCATTGTCAATATGTGAATGAAGTATGGAAAAGAGTTCTAACATGGGCTGGATTCAACAGCAACAGAGCCGGGACATGGACACAGCTGATTCAATGGAGCATTCAACAGGGGAAGGGGAAGTCTACAAGAGCTCAGCTATTCAAATTGTTATTAGCTGAAATGGTGTATGCAGTCTGGAATGAGAGAAACAAGAGAATATTTGATGATAAGAAGACTTTGATAGATGAGATAGTTAAGAAGATTGCCTTTGTAACTATAGCAAGATCTCCTATGAAAATTTGTAAGATGATTAGCCATAGGAAGATTTGA